One genomic region from Streptomyces venezuelae encodes:
- a CDS encoding helix-turn-helix domain-containing protein: MPESALWTSQGNPSLLTTTQAAEYLSVSTGTLANWRYRREGPPFVKAGKCIRYRLKDLESWLSSSIDKK; encoded by the coding sequence ATGCCGGAATCCGCCCTATGGACCTCACAAGGTAACCCGTCACTACTCACCACCACGCAAGCCGCCGAATACCTATCAGTCTCCACAGGAACACTCGCTAACTGGCGCTATCGGCGCGAGGGTCCACCTTTCGTCAAGGCCGGTAAGTGCATCCGCTACCGACTAAAAGACCTTGAATCCTGGCTGTCTTCAAGCATCGATAAAAAGTAG
- a CDS encoding DUF3761 domain-containing protein, translating into MSVAKKVWHGFGMVCAGLFVLVFPALMIFGIIDGIKRDEQEERERQARLASVPSAAPTTRTPIDWSYEGAVCADGTLSFSIGKQGACSHHGGVAGRWSAADGTQVICRNSPPRTQEQVDRQMARFGRIVC; encoded by the coding sequence GTGAGCGTTGCGAAGAAGGTCTGGCACGGATTCGGCATGGTCTGTGCCGGACTGTTTGTGCTTGTGTTCCCGGCGCTCATGATCTTCGGGATCATCGATGGGATCAAGCGTGACGAACAGGAGGAGCGCGAGAGACAGGCCAGACTGGCGTCGGTGCCGTCAGCGGCGCCTACCACACGTACACCGATCGACTGGAGCTACGAGGGGGCCGTTTGTGCAGACGGCACGCTGTCCTTCTCCATCGGCAAGCAGGGTGCGTGCAGCCATCACGGGGGAGTGGCTGGGAGGTGGAGCGCGGCAGATGGCACGCAGGTCATCTGTCGCAATTCCCCGCCCCGCACTCAAGAGCAGGTTGATCGACAGATGGCAAGGTTTGGTCGCATCGTCTGCTAG
- a CDS encoding helix-turn-helix domain-containing protein: MSIGALIKDLRTARGWSQGRLASEINDAFDTNLDREYVSRWERSKVTPGAFYLRCLAAVLDVPLAVLEDDVKRRTFLTDAAGAVIAPVVASDLLSAGFAARLAGGPAVDAWEAKLATYGTDYMSMGAADIQRRVSGELVVVQQQLDDPRLWSVASRLMTLYAKTFPGADGSKAVHWYRMAAQAADESRDTDARVWVRGRAAIALGYEGASLGVADVLADQALAIGSGKPSLGLLNAIYGKAHAAALRGDHRSARELDTMGCRIFDRAGSYEQTSDYAVPWWRLNVFRSLLLARLGDERGAVDAQDAARAELPAKLPRFATHLELHRGLMLARSGDPTGGVAYAQAAMDALPPEKHSLTLRMLMSEVAMPTTVA, from the coding sequence ATGTCGATCGGGGCTTTGATCAAGGATCTGCGTACGGCACGAGGCTGGAGCCAGGGGCGGTTAGCGTCGGAGATCAACGACGCCTTCGACACGAACCTTGATCGGGAGTACGTGAGCCGCTGGGAGCGTTCGAAGGTGACGCCAGGGGCGTTCTACCTGCGCTGTCTGGCCGCTGTGCTCGATGTTCCCCTAGCCGTGCTTGAGGACGATGTGAAGCGCCGTACGTTTCTGACTGATGCCGCCGGGGCCGTCATAGCCCCTGTAGTCGCCTCCGACCTCCTGTCGGCAGGGTTCGCCGCACGGCTTGCCGGCGGTCCGGCTGTGGATGCCTGGGAGGCCAAGCTGGCCACGTACGGCACCGACTACATGTCCATGGGCGCCGCTGACATTCAGCGCCGTGTGTCGGGTGAACTCGTGGTGGTTCAGCAACAGTTGGATGACCCACGCTTGTGGTCGGTCGCGTCACGGCTGATGACCCTGTACGCGAAGACGTTCCCGGGGGCGGACGGATCCAAGGCCGTGCACTGGTACCGGATGGCCGCGCAGGCGGCGGACGAGTCCAGGGACACGGATGCGCGGGTGTGGGTGCGGGGCCGTGCCGCTATCGCTCTCGGCTACGAGGGGGCTTCCCTGGGAGTGGCTGACGTGCTCGCCGACCAGGCACTAGCCATCGGCTCCGGCAAGCCCTCCTTGGGCCTGCTGAACGCCATCTACGGCAAGGCTCACGCCGCCGCACTCCGTGGGGACCACCGGTCGGCCCGCGAGCTGGACACGATGGGCTGCCGGATCTTCGACCGAGCAGGTTCGTACGAGCAGACCAGCGACTACGCCGTGCCGTGGTGGCGGTTGAACGTGTTCCGGTCCCTCCTGCTGGCGAGGCTCGGGGATGAGCGCGGGGCCGTGGATGCTCAGGACGCCGCGCGGGCAGAGCTACCGGCCAAGCTTCCTCGGTTCGCGACGCACCTTGAGCTTCACCGGGGCCTGATGCTTGCCCGGTCCGGTGACCCCACAGGGGGCGTGGCCTACGCCCAGGCCGCCATGGACGCGCTACCTCCCGAGAAGCACAGCTTGACGTTGCGCATGCTGATGAGCGAGGTAGCCATGCCGACCACCGTTGCGTGA
- a CDS encoding uracil-DNA glycosylase, with protein sequence MRDQEGRGWLPHVAPWHGGAEARVLSVLRDPGPKTQEGVGSGFLCVENDDPTAELQAQIFEEAGIAPRDITPWNAYPWYINRSPNAAELQAGAEVLKRLLGLMPKVEVVLLQGKEAQDVWRRLLKSHPDAVRDRTLEVVSTYHPGRQALFVRDPEERARRAQHRIDSYRRVGDALRRTDGDL encoded by the coding sequence TTGCGTGACCAGGAGGGGCGTGGCTGGCTGCCGCATGTGGCGCCCTGGCACGGAGGGGCGGAGGCCCGTGTCCTGTCCGTTCTGCGGGACCCGGGTCCCAAGACGCAGGAAGGCGTCGGCTCGGGATTTCTGTGCGTGGAGAACGACGATCCGACGGCGGAACTTCAGGCACAGATCTTCGAGGAGGCCGGGATAGCGCCTCGTGACATCACACCCTGGAACGCATACCCCTGGTACATCAACCGCTCCCCGAACGCAGCTGAGCTCCAGGCCGGTGCCGAGGTTCTGAAGCGGCTGCTGGGGTTGATGCCGAAGGTCGAGGTCGTGCTCCTCCAGGGCAAGGAAGCCCAGGATGTGTGGCGCCGCCTGCTCAAGTCGCACCCGGATGCCGTCCGCGACAGGACCCTGGAGGTGGTGAGCACCTACCACCCCGGTCGACAGGCCCTCTTCGTGCGGGACCCGGAGGAACGCGCCCGCCGAGCACAGCACCGAATCGACTCCTACCGGAGAGTCGGTGACGCGCTCCGCAGGACTGACGGGGACCTGTAG
- a CDS encoding AAA family ATPase, with product MKEIVNENGFTGAQMALYEAQPDYGWEAVDLTRVFGGERQKLQPTLWTCTNGVSLVYPGLSHSIFGPSGCGKSLLVDAVVAQAIQDDKQVLYLDYEDIADNVVGDRLHDTFGLTIDQIVSSLVYMNPEMKPISERARDLFESLAWRGGFDLVVIDGVNTAISSWGGLNSNSTDDVTLWDLEVVRPFTRAGCAVLMVDHIGKDTASGFAIGSQAKRAVLTGCAFQAKNVRPFGKGRKGILDITLADKDRGGEVQRHADERTRLVCRFTLDDTNPEADPLWSLENFSDRDEIPFHVPSDTAEEKRAAVLEFVQNNPGCNSNSISNGVVGKRALIGKVLHELVADGKITREMRPSRSGRIQYAHFVDELILKPITEEEE from the coding sequence TTGAAAGAGATTGTAAATGAGAACGGCTTCACAGGCGCGCAGATGGCCCTGTATGAAGCCCAGCCCGACTACGGTTGGGAAGCGGTTGACCTAACGAGAGTCTTCGGCGGCGAACGACAGAAATTGCAGCCGACCCTGTGGACTTGCACCAATGGGGTTTCACTTGTCTATCCCGGTTTGAGTCACTCCATTTTCGGGCCGTCCGGATGCGGTAAGTCGCTACTTGTGGATGCGGTCGTCGCCCAGGCAATCCAGGATGACAAGCAAGTCCTCTATCTCGACTACGAGGATATCGCGGACAACGTGGTAGGTGACCGGCTGCATGACACCTTCGGACTCACCATTGACCAGATCGTCAGCAGCCTGGTCTATATGAACCCGGAGATGAAGCCAATTTCCGAGAGGGCGCGGGACCTGTTCGAGAGCCTTGCGTGGCGCGGCGGGTTTGACCTGGTAGTCATCGATGGGGTTAACACGGCTATCTCGTCATGGGGCGGTCTCAACTCCAACTCGACCGATGACGTCACCCTGTGGGACTTGGAGGTTGTCCGGCCATTCACAAGGGCCGGCTGCGCCGTACTCATGGTCGACCACATCGGGAAGGACACCGCATCGGGTTTTGCCATCGGTTCTCAGGCCAAGAGAGCCGTACTCACCGGATGTGCCTTTCAGGCCAAGAACGTCCGCCCGTTCGGCAAGGGCCGTAAGGGAATCCTGGATATCACTCTGGCCGACAAGGACCGTGGCGGAGAGGTGCAGCGCCACGCGGACGAACGAACTCGTCTTGTCTGCCGGTTCACACTTGACGACACCAACCCCGAGGCCGACCCCCTGTGGTCTCTGGAGAATTTCTCAGACCGTGACGAAATCCCCTTCCATGTACCGTCAGACACGGCAGAGGAGAAAAGGGCCGCTGTGTTGGAGTTCGTCCAGAACAACCCCGGATGCAATTCAAACAGCATCAGCAATGGAGTCGTGGGCAAGCGAGCCCTTATCGGCAAGGTGCTCCATGAACTGGTAGCGGACGGGAAGATCACTCGGGAGATGCGCCCAAGCCGCTCGGGAAGAATTCAGTACGCCCACTTCGTGGATGAACTGATTCTGAAACCGATCACAGAAGAGGAAGAGTAG